The genomic segment AGAAAAACCTGCGGCAAGGGCATGCCCTCCAAACTGAATAAATAAATCGGCAAATTCCGAAAGCGTTTCAAATAAATTTAAACAATCAACGCTTCTTGCTGAACCTCTTGCCTGCATTTTTTCTTCGCTTATCGAAACTAAAAAAGCAGGTCTATAATATTTTTCAACAAATTTTGAAGCAACTATTCCTATAATTCCGGGATGCCAATCTTTGTCGGCAAGGATTATAGATTTACTTTTTTCAAGGTCTATTTCTTCTTTGATTTTTTTTTCAGCCTGAAGAAAAGTTTCTTCACACATTTCCTGCCGTTTTTTATTATTTTCATTTAATTCTTCGACATAAGCGTTTAATTTTTCTTCATCTTCGGTTAATAAAAAATCAACCATGGGAGAGGCATCTCCCAATCTTCCTACAGCATTGATTTTTGGCACAATACCAAAAGCTATGGTTCCCGCTGAAATTTTTTGTTTTGTTTTATACCCGCCTATTTCAAGAATTTTCCCGATAGCGGGAGGTTTTTTCTGAGAAATTAAATTCATTCCCTGATGGACAAAAGTCCTGTTTTCCCCCAAAAGCGGCACTACATCCCCAACTGTTCCGAGGGCTACAAAATAAAAAATTTCATCATGTAAATGTTCTTTATTGTTGGATTCCAATAAAGCGACAGCCAATTTATAAGCAACTCCGACACCTGCCAGATGCTGTATATTTTTATTTAATTCAGTTTCTTCAAGCATTTTAGGGTCAATAATTGCATAAGCAGGCGGGATTTCTTCCTGCGGCTCATGGTGATCGGTTATTATAACGTCTGCCCCAAAACTGTTTGCAAGCTTAATTTCGTTTACATTACTGATTCCGCAGTCTACAGTAATAAATAATTTTGTTTTTCTGCTGCTTATAAGTTTACACACATTTGCCCTGTTTAAACCATGTCCTTCGTCCATTCTGTCCGGCAGATAAAAACTTGCATTGGCTTCTAAAAGTTTTAATGTTTTATACAAAAGAGAAGTGCTTGTAACCCCATCGGCATCAAAATCTCCGAAAACAACTATATGTTCTTGTTCCTTTATAGCTTTATTGATTCTTTTTACAGCTTTTTCCATGTCAGGAAAAAGATATGGCGAAGAAATTTCTGCATTGGCAAAGTCAAGAAAGTTTTCAGCCTCTTTCGGATTAACTATTCCTCTGTTAATCAGCAGCTTCGCAATTATTTCCGAGCCTGCAACTTTTTTTATCTCGGCAAATAATTCATCGCTTATATTATTTTGAGAATAAATCCATTTATAGCCATTTTTCAAAATTTCACACCAAAATCAGTTTCTATTTCCTTTTAATTCTATTATATTCATACCCGAAATCTTTAATAAACTGAAAGGAATCGCAAAATTTTGTAATATTACAAGACTGCCACATCCAAGCAAAAGCCTCTCCTCTCAACTACAATCATTAAGGATTAGACCTGTTGCCTTTAGCAAAAACTATTAAGAAATATTAAGAAAAAGTAAACATTTTGCCATATTACATATGATTGTGTAATAATCTATAACGTTAATAGTCTAACCATTCCTTTCTTGACTGATGCGGCAGAAGTGTCGCATTTATTTTTGTCTTTTTTAAGAAAAACTATTAAAAATCTATCTTATTAAAATCAAAACCGACTTTTCAAACAAGCCTCTAAAACTTATATATCTTAGTTTAAATATTTTTAACAGATAGGCTCTTATAAAATAAAAGGGGGATAAATCTTTAACAATTTATCTCCCTTTTATTATTGGCATAAAAGCTTATTTAGCTTTAGCTTGTGTTTCTTTTTTAGCTTCTGCTGCTTTTTTTATTTCTTCTTTTTTTGTTTTCTGTATCTTTTGTTCTTTAGTCATTTTTATAGGACGAACTTCAGCAGCTCCGCCTGTTTTTACAATAGGACACTGTTTACTACATGGACATGGGGTTGAATTTGCAAAACTTGCAATGCCAAAACTTGCAATTAACGCGATTGTTGATAAAACGGCTACTGTTTTTTTCATAATAAAAATCCTTCCTGTTTTTTAACTAACTGTAAAATCATTATTTTTATTTAATTCACAATTACTCATACACCAAGATTTTAAAATTGTTCATATTTTTTCAACAAAAATTTTATGCGAACATTTTTTCATTAACGGAAAAACAATCAGCAACAGAGGCAACAACTGACATTACAGATGCAGTCATTTCAATAGCAGATTCGCACTTATTAACACATGAACCTATTCCGACCGCACTGGCTCCCGCAGCAAAAGCCATTGAAGCTGTTGTTGAAGTAATACCGCTGGCTGTCATAACAGGAATGTTAATATTTCTTACAAGTTCAATTGTATTCGCAATAGAAACATGGGCTTTCTGAATAAGACCTTTTGCTCCATTTGCCTGTATTTCAACAGTCGCAGCACCTTCTGTCTGAATCAAATCAACACCCATCTCTTCTAATTTTTGAGCAAGTTCAATTTGTTCATTTATTTCAAGATGTCCAGGAACTGTAA from the bacterium genome contains:
- a CDS encoding DUF561 domain-containing protein, coding for MNKREQLRNLISQKRFVKVIAGIDNFDTEKVKKVVLAAEKGGANAVDVAASEEIIRMTRETTSLPVFVSSINPEELAMAANLGVDALEVGNFDVLYKNGMRITSQEVLEITEKTMKLAGHNIFLSVTVPGHLEINEQIELAQKLEEMGVDLIQTEGAATVEIQANGAKGLIQKAHVSIANTIELVRNINIPVMTASGITSTTASMAFAAGASAVGIGSCVNKCESAIEMTASVMSVVASVADCFSVNEKMFA